One genomic window of Glycine soja cultivar W05 chromosome 9, ASM419377v2, whole genome shotgun sequence includes the following:
- the LOC114367856 gene encoding transmembrane 9 superfamily member 11-like: MESCAQFGFWVVFILFLAFQIPPNYGFYLPGSYPHNYGVSDELWVKVNSLTSIDTEIPFSYYSLPFCKPEGGIKDSAENLGELLMGDRIENSPYRFRMYSNESEIYLCRIEALSGDQFKILKERIDEMYQVNLILDNLPAIRFTQKEGYFMRWTGYPVGIKIEDAYYVFNHLKFNVLVHKYEETNVARVMGTGEGAELIPVVKQGSSEKPGYMVVGFEVIPCSIMHNADSAKTLKMYEKYPSSIRCDPATVAMPIKEGQPVVFTYEVTFEESDIKWPSRWDAYLKMEGAKVHWFSILNSLMVITFLAGIVLVIFLRTVRRDLTRYEELDKEAQAQMNEELSGWKLVVGDVFRAPSNPALLCVMVGDGVQILGMSVVTILFAALGFMSPASRGTLITGILFFYMILGIAAGYVSVRMWRTIGFGEQKGWVSIAWKAACFFPGISFLILTTLNFLLWGSHSTGAIPFALFIILILLWFCISLPLTLVGGYFGAKAPHIEYPVRTNQIPREIPQQKYPSWLLVLGAGTLPFGTLFIELFFIMSSIWMGRVYYVFGFLFVVLILLVVVCAEVSLVLTYMHLCVEDWKWWWKSFFASGSVAIYIFLYSVNYLVFDLKSLSGPVSATLYLGYSLFMVLAIMLSTGTIGFLSSFWFVHYLFSSVKLD, encoded by the coding sequence ATGGAATCTTGTGCGCAATTCGGGTTCTGGGTGGTCTTCATCTTGTTCTTGGCATTTCAAATTCCTCCCAATTACGGGTTCTACCTTCCAGGTAGTTACCCCCACAACTATGGTGTCTCAGATGAGTTGTGGGTGAAGGTGAATTCCCTCACTTCCATTGACACAGAAATTCCCTTTAGCTACTACAGCTTGCCCTTTTGCAAGCCCGAGGGTGGCATCAAGGACAGTGCTGAGAACCTTGGGGAGCTCCTCATGGGGGATAGGATAGAGAACTCTCCTTATAGGTTTAGGATGTACTCCAATGAGTCTGAGATTTACTTGTGCCGGATCGAGGCATTGTCTGGGGACCAGTTCAAGATCTTGAAGGAGAGGATTGATGAGATGTATCAGGTCAATTTGATTCTTGATAATTTGCCTGCTATTAGGTTCACACAGAAAGAAGGGTACTTTATGAGATGGACTGGGTACCCTGTTGGTATTAAGATTGAGGATGCCTATTATGTGTTTAACCATCTCAAGTTCAATGTTCTTGTCCACAAGTACGAGGAGACCAATGTGGCTCGTGTGATGGGGACTGGTGAAGGTGCAGAACTGATCCCGGTTGTCAAGCAGGGGTCTTCTGAGAAGCCCGGATACATGGTTGTTGGGTTTGAGGTGATTCCTTGTAGTATTATGCATAATGCTGATTCTGCGAAAACCTTGAAGATGTATGAGAAGTATCCATCGTCTATCAGATGCGATCCAGCCACTGTGGCAATGCCTATCAAGGAGGGTCAGCCTGTTGTTTTCACTTATGAGGTCACCTTTGAGGAGAGTGACATCAAGTGGCCATCTAGATGGGATGCTTACTTGAAGATGGAGGGAGCTAAAGTGCATTGGTTTTCTATCCTTAATTCGCTTATGGTGATCACTTTTCTTGCTGGCATTGTTCTTGTGATCTTCCTAAGGACTGTTAGGAGGGATCTGACCCGTTATGAGGAGCTTGATAAGGAGGCTCAAGCACAGATGAATGAAGAATTATCTGGTTGGAAGCTTGTAGTGGGAGATGTTTTCCGTGCTCCATCGAATCCTGCTTTGTTGTGTGTGATGGTTGGGGATGGGGTTCAGATTCTTGGGATGTCTGTTGTGACGATATTGTTTGCTGCACTTGGATTCATGTCACCGGCATCTCGCGGAACACTAATCACAGGTATCCTGTTTTTCTATATGATACTCGGTATTGCTGCTGGTTATGTCTCAGTTCGTATGTGGAGGACGATCGGCTTTGGCGAACAGAAGGGCTGGGTGTCAATCGCATGGAAAGCTGCGTGTTTCTTCCCAGGCATTTCCTTTTTGATCCTCACAACCTTGAACTTCCTATTGTGGGGAAGCCACAGCACCGGAGCCATTCCATTTGCACTCTTCATAATACTAATCTTGCTTTGGTTCTGCATATCGTTACCCCTTACACTTGTTGGTGGCTACTTTGGAGCAAAGGCACCCCACATCGAGTATCCGGTCCGAACCAACCAAATTCCTCGCGAAATTCCCCAGCAGAAGTACCCATCATGGCTGTTAGTTCTTGGTGCTGGCACCCTTCCATTTGGCACCTTGTTCATTGAGCTCTTCTTTATCATGTCCAGCATTTGGATGGGCCGCGTTTACTACGTCTTTGGGTTTCTCTTCGTTGTTTTGATCCTTCTTGTGGTGGTTTGTGCCGAGGTATCTCTAGTTCTGACTTACATGCACCTGTGTGTGGAGGATTGGAAATGGTGGTGGAAATCGTTCTTTGCCTCTGGTTCTGTCGCCATATACATCTTTTTGTACTCTGTTAACTATCTTGTGTTTGATCTCAAGAGTTTGAGTGGTCCCGTGTCTGCAACTCTTTACTTAGGATACTCACTCTTCATGGTTCTAGCAATCATGCTTTCTACAGGTACAATTGGGTTCCTCTCTTCATTCTGGTTCGTGCATTACTTGTTCTCTTCTGTCAAGTTGGATTGA
- the LOC114367857 gene encoding adenylate kinase 5, chloroplastic-like isoform X2, with protein sequence MLNSTPTSFYRTTTLTPSPLLSTPLPSSSSCTHHHSCLHPRHFSFHSQPLRLSNLRCHTHLPSTPKTFKLNCSISEPLKVMISGAPASGKGTQCELIVQKFGLVHISTGDLLRAEVGAGTEIGNKAKEFMNAGQLVPDEIVTAMVAARLTREDAKQTGWLLDGYPRSYGQAQSLEKMQIRPNVYIVLDVPDEILIDRCVGRRLDPVTGKIYHLKFFPPDTEEIKARLITRPDDTEEKVKSRLNIYKQNAEAASSVYSSITHKIDGSQSKEAVFKEIESLLSQLQQDKVKIMKSEEKPIPDTKKERTSLSQDNWRGIPTRLNNIPHSREIRKYFYDDVLQATQRAINDGKTRVKVDINIPELNPEMDVYRIGTLMELVRTLALSFADDGKRVKVCVQGSMGEGALAGMPLQLAGTRKILEFMDWGDYGAKGTFINIGSIGAAEVEEEDDMFILVAPQNAVGNCIIDDLRAMTNAAEHRPVILINARLKDLPGSSGIMQTMGRDQRLKYAASFESCYFFRLLYYAGTQYPIMGAIRMTYPYQYELYKRVDESPGKEKYAILSTFPERPTTDEINDAFEGKPSKDPRKTSGIWGFLNGIL encoded by the exons ATGTTGAACTCCACCCCCACCTCCTTCTACCGCACCACCACTCTCActccctctcctcttctctccactcctcttccttcttcttcttcttgcaccCATCATCATTCATGTCTACACCCCCGCCACTTCTCCTTCCACTCACAACCTCTTCGCCTAAGCAACCTCCGCTGCCACACCCATTTGCCATCAACCCCAAAG ACATTCAAACTGAATTGTTCCATCAGCGAGCCTCTGAAGGTGATGATATCAGGTGCACCTGCCTCGGGCAAAGGCACGCAATGTGAATTGATTGTCCAAAAG TTTGGATTGGTGCACATATCAACAGGGGATTTGCTAAGAGCAGAGGTAGGGGCTGGAACTGAAATTGGAAACAAAGCAAAGGAGTTCATGAACGCAGGTCAATTGGTTCCTGACGAAATTGTGACAGct ATGGTGGCAGCACGATTGACTCGCGAAGATGCAAAGCAAACTGGGTGGCTTCTTGATGGGTACCCTCGGAGTTATGGCCAAGCCCAGAGTTTGGAGAAAATGCAGATACGACCCAATGTGTATATCGTACTAGAT GTTCCTGATGAAATTCTGATCGACAGATGCGTTGGTAGAAGGCTAGACCCAGTGACAGGGAAGATATATCATCTTAAGTTTTTTCCACCGGATACTGAAGAAATTAAAGCAAGGCTGATAACTCGACCTGATGACACTGAAGAGAAG GTCAAATCTCGCCTAAACATATACAAGCAAAATGCAGAAGCAGCATCTTCCGTTTACTCAAGCATAACACATAAG ATTGATGGAAGCCAATCAAAAGAAGCAGTTTTCAAAGAAATTGAATCTTTATTATCTCAATTGCAACAGGATAAagtgaaaataatgaaatcagaAG AAAAACCAATTCCTGATACAAAGAAAGAACGGACATCTCTGAGCCAG GATAATTGGAGAGGGATTCCTACTAGACTAAATAACATTCCGCATTCTCGAGAAATCAGGAAATATTTCTATGATGATGTGCTACAAGCTACACAGAGGGCTATCAATGATGGAAAAACTAGGGTGAAG GTTGACATCAACATTCCTGAACTGAACCCAGAAATG GATGTTTATCGAATAGGTACCTTGATGGAACTTGTTCGAACTCTTGCCCTTTCTTTTGCTGATGATGGAAAACGGGTTAAG GTTTGTGTACAAGGGTCAATGGGAGAAGGTGCTCTTGCTGGAATGCCGTTGCAGCTTGCTGGAACTCGTAAGATTTTAGAGTTCATGGATTGGGGTGATTATGGAGCAAAAGGAACCTTCATCAATATTGGTTCTATAG GTGCTGCAGAGGTTGAGGAGGAAGATGACATGTTTATCTTGGTGGCTCCTCAAAATGCTGTAGGGAATTGTATTATTGAT GATCTAAGAGCCATGACCAATGCTGCTGAACACAGACCAGTTATACTAATCAATGCTAGGCTTAAG GATTTGCCTGGTTCTAGTGGTATAATGCAA ACAATGGGGAGGGACCAGAGACTCAAGTATGCAGCATCATTTGAAAGTTGCTACTTCTTTCGGCTTCTGTATTACGCAGGAACCCAGTATCCCATAATGGGAGCTATCAG GATGACTTATCCATACCAATATGAGCTGTACAAGAGGGTAGATGAGTCACCTGGAAAGGAGAAGTATGCTATTTTGTCTACCTTTCCAGAGAGGCCTACTACAGATGAAATTAATGATGCTTTTGAAGGAAAACCAAG TAAGGATCCTAGAAAAACCTCAGGGATTTG GGGATTCTTGAATGGCATACTCTGA
- the LOC114367857 gene encoding adenylate kinase 5, chloroplastic-like isoform X1 has product MLNSTPTSFYRTTTLTPSPLLSTPLPSSSSCTHHHSCLHPRHFSFHSQPLRLSNLRCHTHLPSTPKKTFKLNCSISEPLKVMISGAPASGKGTQCELIVQKFGLVHISTGDLLRAEVGAGTEIGNKAKEFMNAGQLVPDEIVTAMVAARLTREDAKQTGWLLDGYPRSYGQAQSLEKMQIRPNVYIVLDVPDEILIDRCVGRRLDPVTGKIYHLKFFPPDTEEIKARLITRPDDTEEKVKSRLNIYKQNAEAASSVYSSITHKIDGSQSKEAVFKEIESLLSQLQQDKVKIMKSEEKPIPDTKKERTSLSQDNWRGIPTRLNNIPHSREIRKYFYDDVLQATQRAINDGKTRVKVDINIPELNPEMDVYRIGTLMELVRTLALSFADDGKRVKVCVQGSMGEGALAGMPLQLAGTRKILEFMDWGDYGAKGTFINIGSIGAAEVEEEDDMFILVAPQNAVGNCIIDDLRAMTNAAEHRPVILINARLKDLPGSSGIMQTMGRDQRLKYAASFESCYFFRLLYYAGTQYPIMGAIRMTYPYQYELYKRVDESPGKEKYAILSTFPERPTTDEINDAFEGKPSKDPRKTSGIWGFLNGIL; this is encoded by the exons ATGTTGAACTCCACCCCCACCTCCTTCTACCGCACCACCACTCTCActccctctcctcttctctccactcctcttccttcttcttcttcttgcaccCATCATCATTCATGTCTACACCCCCGCCACTTCTCCTTCCACTCACAACCTCTTCGCCTAAGCAACCTCCGCTGCCACACCCATTTGCCATCAACCCCAAAG AAGACATTCAAACTGAATTGTTCCATCAGCGAGCCTCTGAAGGTGATGATATCAGGTGCACCTGCCTCGGGCAAAGGCACGCAATGTGAATTGATTGTCCAAAAG TTTGGATTGGTGCACATATCAACAGGGGATTTGCTAAGAGCAGAGGTAGGGGCTGGAACTGAAATTGGAAACAAAGCAAAGGAGTTCATGAACGCAGGTCAATTGGTTCCTGACGAAATTGTGACAGct ATGGTGGCAGCACGATTGACTCGCGAAGATGCAAAGCAAACTGGGTGGCTTCTTGATGGGTACCCTCGGAGTTATGGCCAAGCCCAGAGTTTGGAGAAAATGCAGATACGACCCAATGTGTATATCGTACTAGAT GTTCCTGATGAAATTCTGATCGACAGATGCGTTGGTAGAAGGCTAGACCCAGTGACAGGGAAGATATATCATCTTAAGTTTTTTCCACCGGATACTGAAGAAATTAAAGCAAGGCTGATAACTCGACCTGATGACACTGAAGAGAAG GTCAAATCTCGCCTAAACATATACAAGCAAAATGCAGAAGCAGCATCTTCCGTTTACTCAAGCATAACACATAAG ATTGATGGAAGCCAATCAAAAGAAGCAGTTTTCAAAGAAATTGAATCTTTATTATCTCAATTGCAACAGGATAAagtgaaaataatgaaatcagaAG AAAAACCAATTCCTGATACAAAGAAAGAACGGACATCTCTGAGCCAG GATAATTGGAGAGGGATTCCTACTAGACTAAATAACATTCCGCATTCTCGAGAAATCAGGAAATATTTCTATGATGATGTGCTACAAGCTACACAGAGGGCTATCAATGATGGAAAAACTAGGGTGAAG GTTGACATCAACATTCCTGAACTGAACCCAGAAATG GATGTTTATCGAATAGGTACCTTGATGGAACTTGTTCGAACTCTTGCCCTTTCTTTTGCTGATGATGGAAAACGGGTTAAG GTTTGTGTACAAGGGTCAATGGGAGAAGGTGCTCTTGCTGGAATGCCGTTGCAGCTTGCTGGAACTCGTAAGATTTTAGAGTTCATGGATTGGGGTGATTATGGAGCAAAAGGAACCTTCATCAATATTGGTTCTATAG GTGCTGCAGAGGTTGAGGAGGAAGATGACATGTTTATCTTGGTGGCTCCTCAAAATGCTGTAGGGAATTGTATTATTGAT GATCTAAGAGCCATGACCAATGCTGCTGAACACAGACCAGTTATACTAATCAATGCTAGGCTTAAG GATTTGCCTGGTTCTAGTGGTATAATGCAA ACAATGGGGAGGGACCAGAGACTCAAGTATGCAGCATCATTTGAAAGTTGCTACTTCTTTCGGCTTCTGTATTACGCAGGAACCCAGTATCCCATAATGGGAGCTATCAG GATGACTTATCCATACCAATATGAGCTGTACAAGAGGGTAGATGAGTCACCTGGAAAGGAGAAGTATGCTATTTTGTCTACCTTTCCAGAGAGGCCTACTACAGATGAAATTAATGATGCTTTTGAAGGAAAACCAAG TAAGGATCCTAGAAAAACCTCAGGGATTTG GGGATTCTTGAATGGCATACTCTGA
- the LOC114367857 gene encoding adenylate kinase 5, chloroplastic-like isoform X3: MLNSTPTSFYRTTTLTPSPLLSTPLPSSSSCTHHHSCLHPRHFSFHSQPLRLSNLRCHTHLPSTPKKTFKLNCSISEPLKVMISGAPASGKGTQCELIVQKFGLVHISTGDLLRAEVGAGTEIGNKAKEFMNAGQLVPDEIVTAMVAARLTREDAKQTGWLLDGYPRSYGQAQSLEKMQIRPNVYIVLDVPDEILIDRCVGRRLDPVTGKIYHLKFFPPDTEEIKARLITRPDDTEEKVKSRLNIYKQNAEAASSVYSSITHKIDGSQSKEAVFKEIESLLSQLQQDKVKIMKSEDGSQSKVCGSHLVYRLQHSLYGLKQSPRAWFGRFSSELLQFCMTRYEADHSVFSLHSPSGLCIYLVVYLDDIVITGDDFDGIHRLKSHLHNKFQTKDLGPPNYFLGIEVAQSSSGFLFPSVSMFWIYLLRPACLIFAIVTLQWIPISSFFRVKESHWKTREDIDDLWVDLITSLSPNQISCMQLVC; the protein is encoded by the exons ATGTTGAACTCCACCCCCACCTCCTTCTACCGCACCACCACTCTCActccctctcctcttctctccactcctcttccttcttcttcttcttgcaccCATCATCATTCATGTCTACACCCCCGCCACTTCTCCTTCCACTCACAACCTCTTCGCCTAAGCAACCTCCGCTGCCACACCCATTTGCCATCAACCCCAAAG AAGACATTCAAACTGAATTGTTCCATCAGCGAGCCTCTGAAGGTGATGATATCAGGTGCACCTGCCTCGGGCAAAGGCACGCAATGTGAATTGATTGTCCAAAAG TTTGGATTGGTGCACATATCAACAGGGGATTTGCTAAGAGCAGAGGTAGGGGCTGGAACTGAAATTGGAAACAAAGCAAAGGAGTTCATGAACGCAGGTCAATTGGTTCCTGACGAAATTGTGACAGct ATGGTGGCAGCACGATTGACTCGCGAAGATGCAAAGCAAACTGGGTGGCTTCTTGATGGGTACCCTCGGAGTTATGGCCAAGCCCAGAGTTTGGAGAAAATGCAGATACGACCCAATGTGTATATCGTACTAGAT GTTCCTGATGAAATTCTGATCGACAGATGCGTTGGTAGAAGGCTAGACCCAGTGACAGGGAAGATATATCATCTTAAGTTTTTTCCACCGGATACTGAAGAAATTAAAGCAAGGCTGATAACTCGACCTGATGACACTGAAGAGAAG GTCAAATCTCGCCTAAACATATACAAGCAAAATGCAGAAGCAGCATCTTCCGTTTACTCAAGCATAACACATAAG ATTGATGGAAGCCAATCAAAAGAAGCAGTTTTCAAAGAAATTGAATCTTTATTATCTCAATTGCAACAGGATAAagtgaaaataatgaaatcagaAG ATGGCTCTCAATCTAAAGTTTGTGGATCTCACCTTGTCTATCGCCTTCAACATTCCCTCTACGGCCTGAAGCAGTCTCCTCGTGCCTGGTTTGGCCGTTTTAGTTCTGAATTACTTCAATTTTGTATGACTCGTTATGAGGCTGACCATTCTGTGTTTTCACTCCATTCTCCATCTGGCTTGTGCATTTATCTAGTTGTCTATCTTGACGACATTGTCATTACTGGTGATGACTTTGACGGTATTCATCGGCTCAAATCCCATCTGCACAACAAGTTTCAGACAAAAGACTTGGGGCCGCCCAACTATTTCTTAGGCATTGAGGTTGCTCAATCCTCTTCTGGATTTCTATTTCCCAGCGTAAGTATGTTTTGGATATACTTATTGAGACCAGCATGCTTGATTTTCGCCATAGTGACACTCCAATGGATCCCAATATCAAGCTTCTTCCGGGTCAAGGAGAGCCATTGGAAAACCCGTGAAGATATTGACGACTTGTGGGTAGACTTAATTACCTCACTGTCACCAAACCAGATATCATGTATGCAGTTAGTGTGTTAA
- the LOC114367857 gene encoding adenylate kinase 5, chloroplastic-like isoform X4 has translation MVAARLTREDAKQTGWLLDGYPRSYGQAQSLEKMQIRPNVYIVLDVPDEILIDRCVGRRLDPVTGKIYHLKFFPPDTEEIKARLITRPDDTEEKVKSRLNIYKQNAEAASSVYSSITHKIDGSQSKEAVFKEIESLLSQLQQDKVKIMKSEEKPIPDTKKERTSLSQDNWRGIPTRLNNIPHSREIRKYFYDDVLQATQRAINDGKTRVKVDINIPELNPEMDVYRIGTLMELVRTLALSFADDGKRVKVCVQGSMGEGALAGMPLQLAGTRKILEFMDWGDYGAKGTFINIGSIGAAEVEEEDDMFILVAPQNAVGNCIIDDLRAMTNAAEHRPVILINARLKDLPGSSGIMQTMGRDQRLKYAASFESCYFFRLLYYAGTQYPIMGAIRMTYPYQYELYKRVDESPGKEKYAILSTFPERPTTDEINDAFEGKPSKDPRKTSGIWGFLNGIL, from the exons ATGGTGGCAGCACGATTGACTCGCGAAGATGCAAAGCAAACTGGGTGGCTTCTTGATGGGTACCCTCGGAGTTATGGCCAAGCCCAGAGTTTGGAGAAAATGCAGATACGACCCAATGTGTATATCGTACTAGAT GTTCCTGATGAAATTCTGATCGACAGATGCGTTGGTAGAAGGCTAGACCCAGTGACAGGGAAGATATATCATCTTAAGTTTTTTCCACCGGATACTGAAGAAATTAAAGCAAGGCTGATAACTCGACCTGATGACACTGAAGAGAAG GTCAAATCTCGCCTAAACATATACAAGCAAAATGCAGAAGCAGCATCTTCCGTTTACTCAAGCATAACACATAAG ATTGATGGAAGCCAATCAAAAGAAGCAGTTTTCAAAGAAATTGAATCTTTATTATCTCAATTGCAACAGGATAAagtgaaaataatgaaatcagaAG AAAAACCAATTCCTGATACAAAGAAAGAACGGACATCTCTGAGCCAG GATAATTGGAGAGGGATTCCTACTAGACTAAATAACATTCCGCATTCTCGAGAAATCAGGAAATATTTCTATGATGATGTGCTACAAGCTACACAGAGGGCTATCAATGATGGAAAAACTAGGGTGAAG GTTGACATCAACATTCCTGAACTGAACCCAGAAATG GATGTTTATCGAATAGGTACCTTGATGGAACTTGTTCGAACTCTTGCCCTTTCTTTTGCTGATGATGGAAAACGGGTTAAG GTTTGTGTACAAGGGTCAATGGGAGAAGGTGCTCTTGCTGGAATGCCGTTGCAGCTTGCTGGAACTCGTAAGATTTTAGAGTTCATGGATTGGGGTGATTATGGAGCAAAAGGAACCTTCATCAATATTGGTTCTATAG GTGCTGCAGAGGTTGAGGAGGAAGATGACATGTTTATCTTGGTGGCTCCTCAAAATGCTGTAGGGAATTGTATTATTGAT GATCTAAGAGCCATGACCAATGCTGCTGAACACAGACCAGTTATACTAATCAATGCTAGGCTTAAG GATTTGCCTGGTTCTAGTGGTATAATGCAA ACAATGGGGAGGGACCAGAGACTCAAGTATGCAGCATCATTTGAAAGTTGCTACTTCTTTCGGCTTCTGTATTACGCAGGAACCCAGTATCCCATAATGGGAGCTATCAG GATGACTTATCCATACCAATATGAGCTGTACAAGAGGGTAGATGAGTCACCTGGAAAGGAGAAGTATGCTATTTTGTCTACCTTTCCAGAGAGGCCTACTACAGATGAAATTAATGATGCTTTTGAAGGAAAACCAAG TAAGGATCCTAGAAAAACCTCAGGGATTTG GGGATTCTTGAATGGCATACTCTGA